The following are encoded in a window of Scophthalmus maximus strain ysfricsl-2021 chromosome 6, ASM2237912v1, whole genome shotgun sequence genomic DNA:
- the LOC118309996 gene encoding endothelin-3 encodes MAHVSSFDVGVLFLIVVTASLANGSSSRKDVSQGREVEADKRLPGGADDLASVPSRSEANTCPDCELPGPRRRAKRCTCYTYKDKECVYYCHLDIIWINTPEHTVPYGMSSYQGSLRMRRSTATEQRRRRNGTESQRCACSQRADSNCSSFCTNRQRRRPLAALKMHKRMATLRSGPAVKRTNSI; translated from the exons ATGGCTCACGTCTCATCATTTGATGTTGGAGTTTTGTTTCTTATAGTGGTGACAGCATCTCTGGCAAATG GTTCATCATCCAGAAAAGATGTGAGccaggggagggaggtggaggcggaCAAGCGTCTGCCCGGTGGAGCAGACGACCTCGCCAGTGTCCCCTCACGCAGTGAGGCGAATACCTGCCCCGACTGTGAGCTGCCCGGGCCCAGAAGGCGGGCGAAGAGATGCACATGCTATACGTACAAAGACAAGGAGTGTGTGTATTACTGCCACCTGGACATCATCTGGATCAACACGCCAGA GCATACTGTACCATATGGTATGTCCAGTTACCAGGGTTCCCTTCGTATGAGGCGCTCCACTGCTACtgagcagcggaggaggaggaatggcaCAGAGTCCCAGCGCTGTGCATGCTCACAGCGGGCCGACTCcaactgcagcagcttctgcaCAAACAG GCAGAGGAGGCGACCCCTTGCAGCTCTTAAAATGCACAAGAGGATGGCAACTCTGCGGAGTGGGCCAGCTGTGAAAAGAACGAATAGCATTTGA